The Panicum virgatum strain AP13 chromosome 6K, P.virgatum_v5, whole genome shotgun sequence nucleotide sequence CTCGCCGGgacccgccgctgctgctctccggGGTCTCggccgtcgctgccgccgcggtTCTCGGCTCCTCTcgctcggccgccgcgcgctccgacTCGCCGCCCTGCTTCACCAGCGCGTCGAAGTCTTCCACCGTCCGGAAGCTCCTCGCCCTCCCGGCGCCGCTGCCATCCGTAACGCACCGAGCCGGTGGCCTGTCGCCGTCCTCACGATCGCCCTGCTCCTCGGCGTTCTCCTCCTCCAGGCCGGCGAGCAGTTCGGACACGTTGATCGTCTCGATCTTGGCAGCCGGCtcgctggccgccgcccccgccgccgggctCTGCTCCGGCTCATTGGCCTTCCTACCCGTCGAGTTGGACGCGCAGAGGAGAGCCACGAACTGGTCGCCGTTGCTCTTGGAGCTGGACAGGATGATCTCCTCGATCACGTTGCTCCTCTGGAAGCTGTGGCCCAGGCTCCCCTTCTCCTGGAAGCTCGCTGATTTCGCCAGGACCTTGGAAGAGATGCACCCCATCTCTGATCCCCTTCCTGTTAGCTCCCTCGCCCCAATTTCCAAAAGTATCTGAAACAGAGGACAAGCTTGTTAAAAATCAGGCCTCTACATGATCACAAACTCTGCATCTTCTAGCTAAGAAGCAACTGAGATTCTGAAATCATCTGAACTAAACAAAAACAGAAATaggagagaaggaagaaagTAGTCAGAAGCTTGCCTGATGATACGGCTGTCAGAAGTGAGAAGCTCGGTGCCTTCCTC carries:
- the LOC120713687 gene encoding uncharacterized protein LOC120713687 isoform X1, producing the protein MGCISSKVLAKSASFQEKGSLGHSFQRSNVIEEIILSSSKSNGDQFVALLCASNSTGRKANEPEQSPAAGAAASEPAAKIETINVSELLAGLEEENAEEQGDREDGDRPPARCVTDGSGAGRARSFRTVEDFDALVKQGGESERAAAEREEPRTAAAATAETPESSSGGSRRDDPEGPGEEAEAAGARRRARARQLGDLKVPAAFDFSKSGSLRDWLRQSGQTFSLGSYITPKFGAAPAAPAEHGGGGNAGDEPPPPPPQLQQHQEHALFDPELVAQFERPMEQLFEDEGRVVDEILGALELEAGEKDGTAAAFGSVNNDQPAPVVAA
- the LOC120713687 gene encoding uncharacterized protein LOC120713687 isoform X2: MGCISSKVLAKSASFQEKGSLGHSFQRNGDQFVALLCASNSTGRKANEPEQSPAAGAAASEPAAKIETINVSELLAGLEEENAEEQGDREDGDRPPARCVTDGSGAGRARSFRTVEDFDALVKQGGESERAAAEREEPRTAAAATAETPESSSGGSRRDDPEGPGEEAEAAGARRRARARQLGDLKVPAAFDFSKSGSLRDWLRQSGQTFSLGSYITPKFGAAPAAPAEHGGGGNAGDEPPPPPPQLQQHQEHALFDPELVAQFERPMEQLFEDEGRVVDEILGALELEAGEKDGTAAAFGSVNNDQPAPVVAA